The following proteins are co-located in the Phragmites australis chromosome 10, lpPhrAust1.1, whole genome shotgun sequence genome:
- the LOC133931407 gene encoding uncharacterized protein LOC133931407 isoform X1 — protein MARVSPMMKMAAAAARQRSAPRRSGNHSKATPPTEGDIKTVTILIKDGSQGGFFRDLFKCTAGASSSAAILMLLFSYIDNCGELSHEKTVKYVLEREQSRNRETDAVLPGSSRDQVLVELPLEVGCLEGKYLRG, from the exons ATGGCTCGGGTTTCGCCCATGATGAagatggcggcagcggccgctCGTCAGCGGTCGGCCCCTCGCAGGTCTGGCAACCACAGCAAGGCGACCCCACCG ACGGAGGGGGACATCAAGACCGTTACTATACTCATCAAAGACGGCTCACAAGGTGGCTTTTTCAG GGATCTTTTTAAGTGTACTGCAGGTGCATCATCTTCTGCGGCCATCCTAATGCTTCTTTTCTCGTACATCGACAATTGTGGTGAGCTCAGTCATGAGAAGACCGTGAAATATGTATTGGAGCGCGAACAGTCTAGGAATAGGGAGACTGATGCAGTGCTCCCAGGCTCGAGTCGAGACCAAGTGCTGGTGGAGCTTCCCTTGGAGGTGGGCT GTCTAGAAGGAAAGTACTTGAGGGGTTGA
- the LOC133931407 gene encoding uncharacterized protein LOC133931407 isoform X2, which yields MARVSPMMKMAAAAARQRSAPRRSGNHSKATPPTEGDIKTVTILIKDGSQGGFFRDLFKCTAGASSSAAILMLLFSYIDNCGELSHEKTVKYVLEREQSRNRETDAVLPGSSRDQVLVELPLEV from the exons ATGGCTCGGGTTTCGCCCATGATGAagatggcggcagcggccgctCGTCAGCGGTCGGCCCCTCGCAGGTCTGGCAACCACAGCAAGGCGACCCCACCG ACGGAGGGGGACATCAAGACCGTTACTATACTCATCAAAGACGGCTCACAAGGTGGCTTTTTCAG GGATCTTTTTAAGTGTACTGCAGGTGCATCATCTTCTGCGGCCATCCTAATGCTTCTTTTCTCGTACATCGACAATTGTGGTGAGCTCAGTCATGAGAAGACCGTGAAATATGTATTGGAGCGCGAACAGTCTAGGAATAGGGAGACTGATGCAGTGCTCCCAGGCTCGAGTCGAGACCAAGTGCTGGTGGAGCTTCCCTTGGAG GTCTAG